TTGGAGGTTGTCAGCCGAGACAGCTTCAGCGCATTGTAGGAGCAGTGTGAGAAGATGTAAACCTTCCTCGTCTTGGTTCTGTCTCTTGGTCTCTTGTTTTCTCTCTAGTAATGTCTCTGCGGTGGTGGTTACTGTCTCAGGCAGTGGAGAGATCTCCCTTTCTTGAAGAATGAGAGAACGGAGTCTGTACTCGAGGAGAGCGCTGAGGTTAGGGTTGCAAGGGAAGATGATGTCTCTGACGTGTTGGAGAAGCTGAGGGATGGAGATGGAAGTTGAGGAGTTGATTAAGTCTCTGATGATGGTGTCCACCCAGACTGTAGGTGGCTGAGTAGTTGCGTCGataggtggtggtggtggtggtggtgggagaGAAGGCATAACACGGCGAGGAGGAGAAGGACGTTGGTTGTTGTTTAAGGAAGACATCTCGGAAGCTAATCTCTTTCTCACCATAACTGAAATAGtagtaggaggaggaggaggagtacAAGTGAAGGGGAGTGTGTTATATTTGGAAGGGAGTGTGTTGGAGAAGGATGATTCCCCGAAGAAAGCGGAGAGcttagtggtggtggtggtggagtgGACGAGAGGACAGTACTGGCAGTATCTATCTAACTCGTCTTCCTCCTTTTCAATTATTGTGAGTGTCGCTTCGTTACTACATTTAATGACTCTTAGACCACCCACAATGGGGGATCATAGCGAATCCTTAGCGCTAAACCTTAgggaaattttaattaaataagaatAATTATGGTAATGTAGCTAAGGATTGGTCCGTCGGGAAGGGTTTTAAGGATTGAGTCCGTGAGTACGTGTCAATGCAGGAGTGGATGGGGTCGGTTTAGAGTTGAGTGGGTCGGgctgaaggaaaaaaaaagaaaatcattctCGACcgaaggagaaaaaaaaaaccctcTGCGGCGAAAGGCGATTTCGAagcgatctctctctctcggctCGACGAAGGTAAATCCAATCCTCAGAGCCGTTTATTTCTCGATTAAAACAGTTTCCATCTTCTTTGTTGTCCGTAAAGATGGATCTTTTGTTGTTTCGATCGATTTGGGACAAGTTgtcaaattagggttttttaaaatttggggAAAAATCGATTTCTATATTATTTGGCTTTGTAGATATAGATTACaaacaatttttgtttcaatCGGAAGTAAATGTTGTCTTTATTTCTTCTtacaaatttcatattttgtttcaatCGATTAACGGTTTGATAAACTTATCCTTATAGAGTTTAGTGTTATCTTTAGTTTAGTTGTGTTCGATTTCAATCTGTTGTATAGAGTTTAGTGTTATCCTTATGTCGTTTGTTTCGCTGGttaataaatgtatattaatGAATCGACTTGTTGTTTTCAGGTTAACCATAATGGGGCAAGATTACAGTTACAGCCAgccatcttcatcatcaaactCTGTAGACATAACCTCCCTGATTGAAGCAGAAGCTCAGCTGTACGCGGATGAAGCTGAGAGTAGCCACTTCAATGCAGAGCCGCTTCAGTACCAACCGCAACCAGAGTGTGATGATGGAATCCCTAGAAGCTGCTACTGTGGTGCGGAGCCAGTTGTCGGCTACTCTACAACTCGTAAAGACCCATACAGACGTTACTTCACGTGCAACAATGCTGAAGATGGTGACTGCCACGTTTGGAAATGGTGGGACGTGGCAGTGATAGAGGAGATGAGGGACATTCAGCGGGAGCTTAGGGAGCTTAAGGGTGCACTTAACGAGAGTGAGCAGAAGGTTGTTGTCCTCGAGAAGACAGTAACCGAGTTTTCAAAGAAGAAACCAGGAGTGAAGCTAATGGTCTCTACCTTAGTTTTAACCGGGTTGGTGTTACTTATTCTAGTTGGTGAGTATGTGGTTGTAAATGAATTGTTTAATCTCTTTTTGGTAGATTATTGAtagtttcttctctttttacAGGAATATTACTCAAGGCTTCAAAGGACAGTGGCGGACCTCGCTTGTTTCTGAAATAAGGTAACAAATTAGCTTTCTTTTCTCATAATGAATAGGTTTAAATGATAAAATCGTCCTCTCTCATCTGATTTGATTGGCTTTTACTATATGTTCTGTTCCCATATGTGTGTTCTGTAGCTAGTCCTATAAGTCGTATTTAATTGCTTGTGTGTAGGTAGTATTAGTTATGTTTCTGTAAGTACTTCATTGCCTTAATTAGTTGTAAATGAAACTTAGTACTTAGTTATTTACTTTCCAGCTTCCCAACTGCATAGATTTGATTGCCATTAATTAGTTGTAAGTCATAGAAGGCTTACTTAAGCCTCTGTGTCGCTAGTAGAGTGGCACAGATCAACCATGGCTAATAACTCGTCAAGCTATGTTAACCTACTACAGAGTCAACTTCCAGTTGATCTTGATGCAGCCGAACCTTTATGGTTCGGTAGCGAAGGTCCTGATGAGGCTTATGTGATGTCTGGTAGCGAAGTGCCTGAAGCATCTGGTGTGAAGTCAACTCCCCAACAATCTGAGAGAAGGAAATGGTCTCCCAAAGAGGATATAATCCTCATTGGGGCATGGCTTAACACCAGTAAAGACCCGATCGTCAACAATGAGCAGAAAGGTGGAGCATTTTGGAAGCGGATTGTGGAGTACTACAACGCAAGCCCTCTGTTGGTTGGGACGCAACCGAGAGTCCTCCATTCTTGCAAGCAGCGGTGGTCTCGGATTAACGACCACGTTGCAAAGTTTTCTGGTTGCTATGATCGTGCTCTTCGCCAGCAAAGAAGTGGTCAGAATGATGACGATGTGATGAAGGCTGCTTTAGATTCTTTCTTCAATATTATGAACATAAAGTTCACCATGGATCACTGCTGGAGGGAGCTGAGGTATGACCAGAAATGGTGCTCACTGGTTCAGGGTAAGGACACTGTTAAGGAGAAGCGCAAAGTGGTGGACCTCGATGGAGAAGAAGCGGCTGTGGGAGAAGAAGAGGCTAGACCTCCCGGGGTGAAGGCTGCGAAAGCTGctcttaagaagaagaagaatggcaGAGAGGAGGAGTTGTCAAACTTACATggcgttttaaaaatcaaagaaaaactcTCAAGGCAGAAGCTCCTTGATCGTTTATTCGCGAAAAAGGAGCCTCTAACTGAGATGGAAACCACTGTAAAACTCAAACTAATGTCTGAATTGCTTTGATGTCTTCTCTGTTTGGTTTCAGGTTATTTCTTTCTTGGTGCTTTGATGTGTTATGATGTGTTATCTATTGTTTTGTCACGGGTGCTTTGATGTGT
The sequence above is a segment of the Raphanus sativus cultivar WK10039 unplaced genomic scaffold, ASM80110v3 Scaffold4303, whole genome shotgun sequence genome. Coding sequences within it:
- the LOC130507305 gene encoding uncharacterized protein LOC130507305 isoform X1 encodes the protein MGQDYSYSQPSSSSNSVDITSLIEAEAQLYADEAESSHFNAEPLQYQPQPECDDGIPRSCYCGAEPVVGYSTTRKDPYRRYFTCNNAEDGDCHVWKWWDVAVIEEMRDIQRELRELKGALNESEQKVVVLEKTVTEFSKKKPGVKLMVSTLVLTGNITQGFKGQWRTSLVSEIRLSWSRVH
- the LOC130507305 gene encoding uncharacterized protein LOC130507305 isoform X2, with the protein product MGQDYSYSQPSSSSNSVDITSLIEAEAQLYADEAESSHFNAEPLQYQPQPECDDGIPRSCYCGAEPVVGYSTTRKDPYRRYFTCNNAEDGDCHVWKWWDVAVIEEMRDIQRELRELKGALNESEQKVVVLEKTVTEFSKKKPGVKLMVSTLVLTGLVLLILVGILLKASKDSGGPRLFLK